A window from Mya arenaria isolate MELC-2E11 chromosome 9, ASM2691426v1 encodes these proteins:
- the LOC128203111 gene encoding substance-K receptor-like isoform X2, with product MPNFTSTTNGCLETDLDAEQPKIIIHVAMGMVALLSVCGIIGNALVILAFSRQKHKLSSTIFILTLAVTDFLTSLITMPYTVVIELMDFYIWYDFPCKLYQFMKTTTIPFSAFVMVAIALDRYLCIVYPFKHIMTIKRAKITVATLALLAFVIGVICSLMIGTYHIVPPDKPECIVKNDNSSQAVIYRSEPLSSSANLTVMYEMHVPRNSLEGTVDNITKVKPQPGDIVQTGMCRRSHVIFGPKFFGVYQHLYSSLFGVCAVMVIILYGLTYRSVLAHRRKRLNISNKCCGILSRNMEEETTIEHNECTTLHNVEHSPATNGKDRESIRMTDTYRERAGTVDSTGNDTNGQSQQNNHNNKPETDAHIKPAGVSRAKLKRLRVANIKTALMLSIVAFIYILAFTPAWMMALHVLSMNVIVYYLYFTYNVANPVIYAFLNNNFRTHLQAMFHCRQ from the coding sequence ATGCCAAACTTCACAAGCACCACCAATGGGTGCCTGGAAACGGACCTCGATGCCGAACAGCCGAAAATCATCATCCACGTTGCCATGGGGATGGTGGCGTTGTTGTCCGTCTGCGGAATCATTGGCAATGCCCTGGTTATACTCGCGTTCTCTCGACAGAAGCACAAGCTCAGCTCAACCATATTTATCCTGACACTCGCGGTAACAGATTTTCTGACATCGTTGATCACAATGCCTTATACAGTGGTTATAGAGTTGATGGACTTTTACATCTGGTACGACTTTCCTTGCAAACTATACCAGTTCATGAAGACAACTACTATACCATTCTCTGCCTTTGTCATGGTTGCAATTGCACTGGACAGGTATTTGTGTATTGTTTACCCATTCAAACACATAATGACCATTAAACGGGCAAAAATAACAGTTGCTACGCTCGCCCTTTTGGCCTTTGTAATCGGAGTTATATGTTCGCTTATGATCGGGACCTATCATATCGTTCCTCCAGACAAACCAGAGTGTATAGTGAAAAACGACAACTCGAGCCAGGCAGTTATTTACAGAAGCGAACCTTTGTCGAGTAGTGCCAATTTAACAGTTATGTATGAAATGCACGTACCTCGAAACTCGCTTGAAGGCACTGTTGACAACATCACGAAAGTTAAACCGCAACCTGGAGACATAGTCCAGACTGGCATGTGTAGGCGAAGCCATGTTATATTTGGACCAAAgttctttggcgtttaccaacACCTTTATTCGTCACTGTTTGGCGTCTGTGCGGTCATGGTGATTATTCTATATGGACTAACCTATCGTTCTGTTCTTGCACACAGACGGAAGCGTCTTAACATAAGCAATAAATGTTGTGGAATTCTCTCTCGCAACATGGAAGAAGAGACCACAATAGAACACAACGAATGTACCACATTACACAACGTTGAACACTCCCCTGCTACAAATGGCAAAGACAGGGAAAGCATCCGTATGACGGACACATACAGGGAAAGGGCGGGAACCGTTGATTCTACTGGTAACGACACTAATGGGCAATCGCAGCAGAATAACCACAACAATAAGCCAGAAACGGACGCCCACATAAAGCCAGCGGGGGTATCCCGGGCAAAACTGAAGCGTTTGAgagttgcaaacataaaaacGGCCTTAATGTTATCGATTGTCgctttcatttacattttagcCTTCACTCCAGCTTGGATGATGGCTCTTCACGTATTGTCGATGAATGTGATTGTTTATTATCTCTATTTCACGTACAATGTAGCCAACCCTGTCATCTATGCTTTTCTAAACAACAACTTCCGAACGCACCTGCAAGCTATGTTCCATTGTAGGCAATAA
- the LOC128203111 gene encoding substance-K receptor-like isoform X1 → MFEPAYRMPNFTSTTNGCLETDLDAEQPKIIIHVAMGMVALLSVCGIIGNALVILAFSRQKHKLSSTIFILTLAVTDFLTSLITMPYTVVIELMDFYIWYDFPCKLYQFMKTTTIPFSAFVMVAIALDRYLCIVYPFKHIMTIKRAKITVATLALLAFVIGVICSLMIGTYHIVPPDKPECIVKNDNSSQAVIYRSEPLSSSANLTVMYEMHVPRNSLEGTVDNITKVKPQPGDIVQTGMCRRSHVIFGPKFFGVYQHLYSSLFGVCAVMVIILYGLTYRSVLAHRRKRLNISNKCCGILSRNMEEETTIEHNECTTLHNVEHSPATNGKDRESIRMTDTYRERAGTVDSTGNDTNGQSQQNNHNNKPETDAHIKPAGVSRAKLKRLRVANIKTALMLSIVAFIYILAFTPAWMMALHVLSMNVIVYYLYFTYNVANPVIYAFLNNNFRTHLQAMFHCRQ, encoded by the coding sequence TTTGAGCCAGCATATAGGATGCCAAACTTCACAAGCACCACCAATGGGTGCCTGGAAACGGACCTCGATGCCGAACAGCCGAAAATCATCATCCACGTTGCCATGGGGATGGTGGCGTTGTTGTCCGTCTGCGGAATCATTGGCAATGCCCTGGTTATACTCGCGTTCTCTCGACAGAAGCACAAGCTCAGCTCAACCATATTTATCCTGACACTCGCGGTAACAGATTTTCTGACATCGTTGATCACAATGCCTTATACAGTGGTTATAGAGTTGATGGACTTTTACATCTGGTACGACTTTCCTTGCAAACTATACCAGTTCATGAAGACAACTACTATACCATTCTCTGCCTTTGTCATGGTTGCAATTGCACTGGACAGGTATTTGTGTATTGTTTACCCATTCAAACACATAATGACCATTAAACGGGCAAAAATAACAGTTGCTACGCTCGCCCTTTTGGCCTTTGTAATCGGAGTTATATGTTCGCTTATGATCGGGACCTATCATATCGTTCCTCCAGACAAACCAGAGTGTATAGTGAAAAACGACAACTCGAGCCAGGCAGTTATTTACAGAAGCGAACCTTTGTCGAGTAGTGCCAATTTAACAGTTATGTATGAAATGCACGTACCTCGAAACTCGCTTGAAGGCACTGTTGACAACATCACGAAAGTTAAACCGCAACCTGGAGACATAGTCCAGACTGGCATGTGTAGGCGAAGCCATGTTATATTTGGACCAAAgttctttggcgtttaccaacACCTTTATTCGTCACTGTTTGGCGTCTGTGCGGTCATGGTGATTATTCTATATGGACTAACCTATCGTTCTGTTCTTGCACACAGACGGAAGCGTCTTAACATAAGCAATAAATGTTGTGGAATTCTCTCTCGCAACATGGAAGAAGAGACCACAATAGAACACAACGAATGTACCACATTACACAACGTTGAACACTCCCCTGCTACAAATGGCAAAGACAGGGAAAGCATCCGTATGACGGACACATACAGGGAAAGGGCGGGAACCGTTGATTCTACTGGTAACGACACTAATGGGCAATCGCAGCAGAATAACCACAACAATAAGCCAGAAACGGACGCCCACATAAAGCCAGCGGGGGTATCCCGGGCAAAACTGAAGCGTTTGAgagttgcaaacataaaaacGGCCTTAATGTTATCGATTGTCgctttcatttacattttagcCTTCACTCCAGCTTGGATGATGGCTCTTCACGTATTGTCGATGAATGTGATTGTTTATTATCTCTATTTCACGTACAATGTAGCCAACCCTGTCATCTATGCTTTTCTAAACAACAACTTCCGAACGCACCTGCAAGCTATGTTCCATTGTAGGCAATAA